In the Candidatus Stygibacter australis genome, CTGGTATCAGAGATCCTGGAATCAAACGGATCATCGTCAATGGCTTCAGTATGCAGCGCAACTATGGCAATGATGGCTGGTGGTGTTCCACTTAAAAAGCCAGTTGCTGGAATAGCTAATGGTCTGATCATGGAAGGTGAAGATTATGTAGTTCTCACCGATATCATGGGATTGGAAGATCATCTTGGTGATATGGATTTCAAGGTTACTGGAACTGTCGATGGTATCACAGCTATCCAGATGGATATCAAAATTGACGGAATAACAAAGGACATAATGGCTCAGGCACTGGCAAAAGCAAAAATTGCCAGATTATATATAATTGAGAAAATAGTTGAGGTGATCCCTGAACCCAGAAAGGAATTATCACCTTTTGCTCCCCGCATTGAATCTATGACTATAAATCAGGATAAGATCGGTGCAGTTATTGGTTCCGGTGGAAAGACGATTAAAATGATCATTGAAGAAACAGGCGTTGACGTGAATATAGATGATGACGGAACCGTAAATATTGTTTCTGCAGATGTAGCCTCAATCGAAAAAGCCCGTAACATGATACTTTCCATAGTGGAAGAACCAAAAATGGGCGTTATATATGATGCAGAAGTATTCAGAACAGAAGGTTTTGGTGCTTTGGTAAAATTCATGAATGGCATGAAAGAAGGACTGGTTCATATCAGTCAGCTTCATCACAGCAGAATCGCCCAGACAGAAGATGTAGTGAAAATTGGCGATAAAGTGAAAGTGAAGCTTCTGGAAAGTGACCGGGGAAAATATCGCCTTTCAATGGTAGGCATTCCTGGAAATCCAGAACCTAAGCCGGGTTCAGCTCCAGCCAGACCACCAAGTGACAGACGTCCAAGCTCTGGTAGAGATAGAGAAAGAAGACCCTATAACTCAAATAGATCAGATAGCCGGTCTGACAGCAGACGTGGTGATGACGGAAGAAATAATTCCAACCGAGATAAGAAATATTAATTATCGGAGAACTGATGAACTACAAAATCAAGGATATTAACCTTAAGGATTTTGGTAGAAATGAGATCCGCATCTCAGAATATGAGATGCCGGGTCTTGTTATGCTTAGATCCAGATATGCCAGTGAAAAACCTTTTGCTGGTCGCAGAATAACTGGCAGTCTCCACATGACAATTCAAACCGCTATCCTGATCGAAACCCTGGTGGTATTAGGTGCTGATGTGCGCTGGTGCAGCTGCAATATATATTCAACTCAGGATCATGCAGCAGCAGCAATTGCGGATACTGGAGTTCCCGTATTTGCCTGGAAAGGTGAAACACTTCAGGAATACTGGTGGTGCACCAGGCAGGCTTTGCTTTGGGAAGATGGAAATGGACCTGATAGTATTGTCGATGATGGCGGTGATGCCACATTGATGATACATGAAGGTTACCGTCTGGAAGAAGAATATGCCAAAACAGGGAAGCTTCCGGAAATTAAAACTGACAATCAGGAATTTGCCGTTCTGCAGAAAACTCTGCTGAGTGATATGAATAAGTTCCCTGATCGTTGGCATCAGATAGCAAAAAAGATCAAAGGAGTATCAGAAGAGACTACTACTGGAGTACATAGATTATACAAACAGCTTGAAACCGGAACTCTTCTCTTTCCAGCTATAAATGTAAATGATTCTGTTACTAAATCTAAATTCGATAATCTTTATGGATGCCGGGAATCACTTACTGATGGTATCAAAAGAGCAACGGATATAATGATCGCCGGCAAAATGATAGTTGTGTGTGGCTATGGAGATGTAGGCAAGGGCTGTGCAATGTCTATGGCTGGTTTTGGAGCAAGAGTAGTGATCACTGAGATAGACCCGATCTGTGCTTTGCAGGCAGCAATGGAAGGATTTGAAGTAGTACGACTGGAAGAAGTTGTGGAAAAAGCGGATATTTTTGTTACTGCTACGGGTAATTGTGATGTGATCAAAGCATCCGATATCCTACAAATGAAAGATAAAGCAATTGTCTGCAATATTGGTCACTTTGATAATGAAATTCAGGTAACAGAACTATACGCCACTCCTGGAGTGGAAAAGCGAAATATCAAACCTCAGGTAGATGAGATCATGCTGCCGGGAGATAAATCAATTATTCTGCTTTCAGAAGGTAGATTGGTAAATCTGGGCAATGCTACTGGACACCCCTCTTTTGTAATGAGTAATTCGTTCACAAATCAGGTCATGGCTCAGCTTGATATATTTTCCCGGGATTTAGAGATTGATGTTTACCGGTTAGCAAAAAAACTTGATGAAGAAGTTGCCAGAATGCATCTGGAAAAACTGGGTGTACATCTTACGGTACTTACTGACTATCAGTCGGAATATATTGGCATAGATAAAAATGGTCCGTATAAACCGGAACATTATAGATATTAAAAAAAGGTGAAGGAGAATTATCAGTGAAAAATGTTCTACAGAAGATCAAAAATCACGATGCGGTAATAGGTGTGATTGGACTCGGTTATGTGGGATTGCCCATGGCAGTAACTGTAGCCAGAGCAGGTTTCAAAGTAATAGGTGTAGATGTTAGTCAGCATGCGATCGAGAGTGTAAATAACGGTATAAACTATATTGGTGATGTTGATGACGCAGAGCTTAAAGATCTGGTAAATAAGAAGATGTTAAGCGCAACTGATGATTATAAGAAACTCAAGAAAGCAAATGTTATCCTGATTGCAGTTCCTACTCCTCTTGATAAATACCAGCAACCGGATTCTTCTTATGTGTGCAATGCCATCAATTCATTAGCTCCAAACGTTAGCAAAGAAGCCTTAGTAATCCTGGAATCTACTACTTATCCCGGAACAACCAACGAAATCGTTGTCCCGGCTCTCGAAGCTAAAGGTCTCAGAGTGGGCATTGACGTATTCGTCTCATTTTCACCGGAACGTGTTGATCCCGGAAACCGTGATTATAAAACGTATAATACCGCCAAAGTGGTAGGTGGCGTTACAGAAAAATGCAATGCCGTTTCCAAGGCGTTCTATGAAGAAATTCTGGATGCTCCCATTCACCTGGTTTCTTCACCCAGCGTAGCTGAGATGGAAAAGATCTATGAAAACACTTTCAGAAATATCAATATTGCCCTGGCAAATGAGATGACCATTCTCTGCAACAGAATGGGAATTGATATCTGGGAAGTAATCGAAGCTGCCAAGACCAAACCTTATGGGTTTATGCCTTTTTATCCCGGACCAGGAATCGGTGGTCATTGTATTCCCCTTGATCCTTTTTATCTTACCTGGAAAGCCCGTGAATATAATTACCATACTCGATTAATAGAACTTGCCGGAGAGATAAATAACTCCATGCCTTCTTTTGTGATAAGTAAAGCTGTGCAGCTTTTGAATAAACAGGGCAAGTCACTATCCAAAGCAAAGGTACTTCTTCTGGGAGCTGCCTATAAAAGAGATATAGAAGACCCCCGGGAGTCACCAGTACATGAATTGATCAAAATTATGGCTGATAACCAGGGGAATTTTGATTATAATGATCCCCATATACCTGAATTATACAACGAGCAGACAAAAAAAACTTATTATTCAGTCAGTCTTGACAATCTGGAGGATTATGATCTGGCAATAATAGTTACAGATCACACAAAATATAATTATCAGGATATTGTAAAAAGATCTACTATGATCCTGGATACCAGATTTGCCATTAAGGAAAATTATCTTAACGTAGTTAAATTATAAATTATGTCTTCTAATAATCAGTTAGAAATCCACCAGCTTAACGGAGGGTTAAATCCCTCCGAAGCCGGTGAAAAATGGTTTGTGATCCACAACAAACCGCGCTGGGAAAAGAAATTTGCTGATTACTGCTATAAAAGGGAGATTAATTATTATCTTCCCCTGCAGAAAAGCATTAAGCATTATGATAATAGACAAGTGATATTTACAAAACCTCTCTTTCCCGGTTATACTTTCGTAAAATGTACTGAAAATGACAAATCACTTCTACTCCGTTCGGGTTCTATTGTCCGCTTTATAAAAGTGCCTGATGAACGGGAATTATTAATTGATCTTAATAACATCTATAATACTTTGAGTCTTGATATACCGGTGGAACCTCATGCTTATGTAAAAGAGGGTTACACTGTGAAAGTAACCAACGGTCCTTATGTTGGTATAGAAGGTATTGTGCTTGATGTAGATGACCCCTCTGAGGTGATTGTGGGTATCCATCTCATCCAGCAGGCAATTTGCATCCAGGTCAGCCCAACTGAAATTGAACTGGTTTCCAGAACCAAACCGGAAATTTAATCAGAAAATTCTTGACTCAGGGTTTTCCTATCTGTTTTAGTGGATATTGAATTTAATATTAACCAAGGAGATTAAATGCCTGAATTTGATGAAATCAAAGTTAAAAAACAGACTATTCCCCAATTTCCCAAAAAGAGAGTGGTACCCGCTCTTATCATCATTCTTGTCCTGATTTTTTTAGCGACGGGATTATATACAATTGATCCCGAGGAAGTAGGTGTTATCCAGCGTTTTGGAAAATATACCTCTACCACAACGCCGGGACTTCATTTCAAAATTCCTTTTGGAGTTGATAACCTTACAAAAGTGAAAGTTACCAATGTATATAAAGAAGAATTTGGCTTTAGAACCGTGCAGCCAGGAATCAAATCACGCTATTCCAGCCGTGATTTCTCCAGTGAATCTCTTATGCTCACCGGAGATCTTAATATTGCTGATCTGGAATGGATTGTACAGTATCGGGTAAAAGACCCAGTCAAATACCTTTTTAATGTCAGGAATATCGAAAAGACTATCAGAGACGGTTCTGAGGCAACCATTCGAGAGATCGTGGGTGACCGCAGTGTGGATGAGGTTATCGTACTTTCTCGTAAAGAGATAAATGACCTTGCCCAGATCAAATTGCAGAAGTTGCTGGATGGATATCAAACCGGAGTGGAAATAGTGACTATTAACCTGCAAAATGTGAATCCTCCAGACAAGGTGAAACCTGCCTTTGATAATGTGAATTCATCTAAACAGGAAAAGGAACGCATCGTTAACGAAGCCTGGGAGCAATATAATAAAGTGATTCCCGAAGCACGAGGAAAAGCCAAGCAGACTATTCAGGAAGCTGAAGGTTATGCCGTGAACCGCGTTAACCGCGCTCAAGGTGAAGCTGACCGCTTTAATCAAATTTATCAGGAATACAAATTATCTAAATCCGTTACCCGCAAAAGACTCTATCTGGAAACAATGGAAGAAATTATTCCAACTATCGATAAGCTCTTCATAATAGATGACAAACTGGAGGGATTATTACCTCTTCTTAATCTTGCCGGGGAGGTGAAAAAATGAAACACAAAGGTTTGATCATAATTCTAATAGTAGTAGTAATTCTTCTCATGAATGCTTTTTATATACTAGATGAGCGCCTTCAAGTCATCATCACTCAATTTGGTGAACCCGTAGGTGGAGCGGTAAGTGATGCTGGACTGCATTTTAAATTACCTTTCGTTCAAAAAGTGCACTTCTTCGAAAAAAGAATTCTGGAATGGGATGGTGACCCCAAACAAATACCTACTGCAGATAAACGCTATATCTGGCTCGATTCTTATGCTCGCTGGCAGATAGTGGATCCTCTCAAATTCTACCAGACTACGCGTAGTGAGACTTTTGCTCACAGCAGACTGGATGATATTGTCTCTGGTACTACCCGTGATGTTGTTAGCTCAAATAAACTGATCGAAATTGTTCGTAATTCCAGCCGTGAGCTTCTATTCACCTCTGAATTTGAAGATAGCTCCGAAGATGAAATCAGAGCAGTTGATGTTATCCAAACCGGTAGAGAAAAAATCGAAGATGAGATTTTTGCTACCAGTTCCATCCAGATCCTTGATTATGGTATCAAACTCATTGATCTTAAGATCAAAAGACTTAATTACAATGACGAAGTCCGTGAAAAGGTCTATGCCCGTATGATCTCTGAACGTAATAAGATAGCTGCCAAATATCGTTCTACTGGTGAAGGTGAAGCAGCAGAGATTCGCGGTAAAAGGAAAAGAGAACTTGATCAGATCGAATCTGAAGCCTTTAAGACTGCTCAGCAGATCATTGGTGAAGCTGATGCCGCTGCCCTGGATATTTATGCCAAAGCATATAAACAGGATCCCGAGTTTTATGAATTCAGCAAAACTCTGGAAACTTATAAAAACACTATCCAGAAGAAAGGCACTTTGATCATGACAACGGACTCAGATTACTTCAAGCATCTTAAAACAAGCGATTAGTGTATACAGATGAATATTATATGAGAATTGCCCTGACTGAGGCTTCTCGAGCTGCAGAGCTCGATGAAATCCCGGTCGGGGCTGTTCTTATTGATGATAATGATAATATTATAGCCCAGGCAGCAAATCAAACCCGTCACAATCAAAATCCCCTCGGACATGCAGAAAAAATTGTTATTGAGCGTGCTCTCGCTGATGGTAAAAAATTCCTTTATAATTATACTCTCTACGTTACCCTGGAGCCCTGTATAATGTGTTCTGGATTGATTGTGCTCAGTAGAATAGGCAGAGTGGTTTATGGCTGCAAGGACCCCAAAGCAGGTGGTTCCGGGTCATTGTATCATATCCTCAAGGATAGACGCCTTAATCATAATCCTCAAGTAATTTCCGGGATTCTGGAAAAGGAATGTTCTCAAATCCTCAAGGATTATTTCAATAGTAAAAGATAAATTGCGGAGAGTTGCCGGAGTGGTCGAACGGGGCGGTCTCGAAAACCGTTGTGCGCCTCGCGTACCCAGGGTTCGAATCCCTGACTCTCCGCCAGTTTTTTCATTACATTTCATAGAGCTTCATATTGTTTCTATTTCATTCTATATTAATATGTTATGATAATATTATTTGTTAGCATCTTTTTCCTGACTTCTCTTTTATTGTCATATTTTAGTAAAATACTGGACACTTTTCTGGACACTTTTTATATTGAGTCATGGAAATTGATAAAATAAAAAAGAGAATTACCAACACCAATTATAAAGTGAAGGTTAGACTCAATAAATTGAAGGATGACAGGTATTCCATTTTCCTGGACTATCACTATTTTGAAAATGGCAAGGAGCTAAGAGACAGGAAATGGTTAAAAATGTTTGTAACCGGTAAAAAGAAAGATTTGCAGCGAGATAAAAACTTAATCGATGAAGCAATCCAGATCAGAAATAAGTATGAGGACATGGTCAGGCAGAAGAAATATGACATATTCACTGAGAAGAAAACTATCACCCTTTACGGGATTTTTGATCAGTTCCTTAAAAAACAGACAAAAAAGAACTCCTTAAAAATCTGGGAGCACGCTATTAGACATTTAAAGATCTTCCAACCAAGGGACATAAAATTAAAAAAGGTTACCAGAAAATTCTGTCAAGATTTTGCACAATATCTGCTGGATTGCCCTGATATGAATCAGAATACTGCCCACACATATTTTACCAGGTTCAAGATAGCTATCAAAAAGGCATACGAAGATGATTATATCGAACATAACTTGGCTACCAATATTATAATACGGAAAACCGAAGGAACCAGGGAATACCTTACTATAGAAGAACTAAGAAAGATCAATGAGCTTCCCTATAGCAACGAAAACGTCAAAAGTGCTTTTATATTTTCCTGCTTTACAGGTTTACGATTAGGAGACTTGATCAACCTGGAATTTGAAGACTTTCGTGATGAGAACGGTAATCTGTATCTGGTTTTCCGCGATGAAAAAACCAATGAGTACAATAAACTGAAACTGTGCAAAGTAGCAGAAGATATATTAAATCACGAAAAAAGTACCCACAATAGCGGAAAAGTCTTTCAACTACCAGGGGAAACATCAATAAGATTTCATATCAGAAGAATGGTAAAAAAGGCAGGCATCGAAAAGCACATTACTCCTCATTGCGGAAGGCATACTTTTGCTACTTTATCAATCAGCAATGGTATTGATTTATATACACTGGCTAAGTTCTTAGGACACAATGATGTAAAAGTAACCCAGATTTACGCCAAGCTGATGGATAAGAAGAAGGATGAAGCTATTGACAAGTTACCAGAACTGTAATGTTTTGATTATGAATAGAAGGAGATACTATGAAATCTTTTGATGTAAAATATTTAGAAAACATATCACTGACAAATGAGCTAATAAGAATTATTCGCAAACTGGGAGAATACAAAGGAAAGCAGGAACTATACCAAAAACAGTCACCTGAAGTTTTAGAAAATCTCAAACTGGTTGCTTTTGCCCAAAGCACAGAATCATCCAACAGATTAGAGCAGATAACTGCTCCACCAAAACGATTAAAAGAATTGCTCGCAGATAAAACTAAACCAAAGAATCGCAGCGAGTCGGAGATTGCTGGATACCGAGATGTTTTAAGTACTATCCACCATTCTGCAATGGATATTCCCCTGACAGTTAACGTCATCAAGCAACTTCACCGGGATTTAATGAGATACACAGATCAACCAGGAGGAAAGTGGAAGTCGGTTGAAAATACCATAATTGAGCGATATGGCGATGGGACAACACGAGTTCGTTTCAAACCAGTAGAACCTTTTCTCATTGAGGATTATATGATGAAATTAGTAAGTAGATACAATGAAGAAATAGATAAAGGTGATATTGAGCCATTGATTCTTATGCCTTTGTTCATTTTTGATTTCACTTGTATTCATCCTTTTAAAGATGGTAACGGGCGTTCATCAAGGCTTCTAACTACAATTTTACTGTATCATCAAGGATATGATGTAGTCAGGTATATTAGTCTGGAGAAAATAATCGAACTAAGCAAAGAGTCCTATTATGAAACCCTTGAAACCTCTTCTCAAGGCTGGCACAAAGGTAAGCATGACATAATTCCTTTTCTTACATACTATTTGTCCATAATGCTTGCAGCCTACGATGAGTTTGAAAAAAGAGCCGATATCGTTAACAAACCACGCGGGACAAAAACAGATATGATAAAAAATGCCATAGATGGATTTAAGGGTAATTTCACAATCTCAGACATAGAACAAGCCTGCCCATTAGTAAGCAGGGACATGATCCGCAATGTTATGAACAATCTCAAAGCTGAGGGCATAATAGCGAATATATCTAAAGGCAGGTATGCAAAATGGCGCAAAATTTAATGTGGTAATAAGAGCTTTCAATGTGGTAATGAACTGTGGTTTATTACCCTATTGATGGGTCCATTACTTTATTAATCTACTCTTTGATGCCTGATAAATGATATAGATTCTAAACAGTAATGGGTCACAAGGACATCCAACTGACCCATATATATGCAAAGCAGATAGATAAGAAGAAAGATGAAGCTATTGATAAATTGCCTGAGCTTTAAATATTATTTTATAAAAATGGGTGAAATATTCAGGTCCGGATTATTAAATTTATAAAGGGAGGATAAATGAAAAAGATAATATTTTTGTTAGTCCTGGCAGTTATTGCTTGTAAACTGCTTTTTGAAGCCTTTTCGATTTCAAATATGATACTTGCCTTAACTGGACTAATTGTTCTTTGGTACACTGACGAAACTCAAAGAATCAGGAAATTGAATGATGAG is a window encoding:
- the hflC gene encoding protease modulator HflC codes for the protein MKHKGLIIILIVVVILLMNAFYILDERLQVIITQFGEPVGGAVSDAGLHFKLPFVQKVHFFEKRILEWDGDPKQIPTADKRYIWLDSYARWQIVDPLKFYQTTRSETFAHSRLDDIVSGTTRDVVSSNKLIEIVRNSSRELLFTSEFEDSSEDEIRAVDVIQTGREKIEDEIFATSSIQILDYGIKLIDLKIKRLNYNDEVREKVYARMISERNKIAAKYRSTGEGEAAEIRGKRKRELDQIESEAFKTAQQIIGEADAAALDIYAKAYKQDPEFYEFSKTLETYKNTIQKKGTLIMTTDSDYFKHLKTSD
- a CDS encoding transcription termination/antitermination NusG family protein; its protein translation is MSSNNQLEIHQLNGGLNPSEAGEKWFVIHNKPRWEKKFADYCYKREINYYLPLQKSIKHYDNRQVIFTKPLFPGYTFVKCTENDKSLLLRSGSIVRFIKVPDERELLIDLNNIYNTLSLDIPVEPHAYVKEGYTVKVTNGPYVGIEGIVLDVDDPSEVIVGIHLIQQAICIQVSPTEIELVSRTKPEI
- a CDS encoding Fic family protein is translated as MKSFDVKYLENISLTNELIRIIRKLGEYKGKQELYQKQSPEVLENLKLVAFAQSTESSNRLEQITAPPKRLKELLADKTKPKNRSESEIAGYRDVLSTIHHSAMDIPLTVNVIKQLHRDLMRYTDQPGGKWKSVENTIIERYGDGTTRVRFKPVEPFLIEDYMMKLVSRYNEEIDKGDIEPLILMPLFIFDFTCIHPFKDGNGRSSRLLTTILLYHQGYDVVRYISLEKIIELSKESYYETLETSSQGWHKGKHDIIPFLTYYLSIMLAAYDEFEKRADIVNKPRGTKTDMIKNAIDGFKGNFTISDIEQACPLVSRDMIRNVMNNLKAEGIIANISKGRYAKWRKI
- a CDS encoding nucleotide sugar dehydrogenase, with amino-acid sequence MKNVLQKIKNHDAVIGVIGLGYVGLPMAVTVARAGFKVIGVDVSQHAIESVNNGINYIGDVDDAELKDLVNKKMLSATDDYKKLKKANVILIAVPTPLDKYQQPDSSYVCNAINSLAPNVSKEALVILESTTYPGTTNEIVVPALEAKGLRVGIDVFVSFSPERVDPGNRDYKTYNTAKVVGGVTEKCNAVSKAFYEEILDAPIHLVSSPSVAEMEKIYENTFRNINIALANEMTILCNRMGIDIWEVIEAAKTKPYGFMPFYPGPGIGGHCIPLDPFYLTWKAREYNYHTRLIELAGEINNSMPSFVISKAVQLLNKQGKSLSKAKVLLLGAAYKRDIEDPRESPVHELIKIMADNQGNFDYNDPHIPELYNEQTKKTYYSVSLDNLEDYDLAIIVTDHTKYNYQDIVKRSTMILDTRFAIKENYLNVVKL
- a CDS encoding site-specific integrase, with translation MKVRLNKLKDDRYSIFLDYHYFENGKELRDRKWLKMFVTGKKKDLQRDKNLIDEAIQIRNKYEDMVRQKKYDIFTEKKTITLYGIFDQFLKKQTKKNSLKIWEHAIRHLKIFQPRDIKLKKVTRKFCQDFAQYLLDCPDMNQNTAHTYFTRFKIAIKKAYEDDYIEHNLATNIIIRKTEGTREYLTIEELRKINELPYSNENVKSAFIFSCFTGLRLGDLINLEFEDFRDENGNLYLVFRDEKTNEYNKLKLCKVAEDILNHEKSTHNSGKVFQLPGETSIRFHIRRMVKKAGIEKHITPHCGRHTFATLSISNGIDLYTLAKFLGHNDVKVTQIYAKLMDKKKDEAIDKLPEL
- a CDS encoding nucleoside deaminase, whose protein sequence is MYTDEYYMRIALTEASRAAELDEIPVGAVLIDDNDNIIAQAANQTRHNQNPLGHAEKIVIERALADGKKFLYNYTLYVTLEPCIMCSGLIVLSRIGRVVYGCKDPKAGGSGSLYHILKDRRLNHNPQVISGILEKECSQILKDYFNSKR
- the ahcY gene encoding adenosylhomocysteinase, with product MNYKIKDINLKDFGRNEIRISEYEMPGLVMLRSRYASEKPFAGRRITGSLHMTIQTAILIETLVVLGADVRWCSCNIYSTQDHAAAAIADTGVPVFAWKGETLQEYWWCTRQALLWEDGNGPDSIVDDGGDATLMIHEGYRLEEEYAKTGKLPEIKTDNQEFAVLQKTLLSDMNKFPDRWHQIAKKIKGVSEETTTGVHRLYKQLETGTLLFPAINVNDSVTKSKFDNLYGCRESLTDGIKRATDIMIAGKMIVVCGYGDVGKGCAMSMAGFGARVVITEIDPICALQAAMEGFEVVRLEEVVEKADIFVTATGNCDVIKASDILQMKDKAIVCNIGHFDNEIQVTELYATPGVEKRNIKPQVDEIMLPGDKSIILLSEGRLVNLGNATGHPSFVMSNSFTNQVMAQLDIFSRDLEIDVYRLAKKLDEEVARMHLEKLGVHLTVLTDYQSEYIGIDKNGPYKPEHYRY
- the hflK gene encoding FtsH protease activity modulator HflK, which codes for MPEFDEIKVKKQTIPQFPKKRVVPALIIILVLIFLATGLYTIDPEEVGVIQRFGKYTSTTTPGLHFKIPFGVDNLTKVKVTNVYKEEFGFRTVQPGIKSRYSSRDFSSESLMLTGDLNIADLEWIVQYRVKDPVKYLFNVRNIEKTIRDGSEATIREIVGDRSVDEVIVLSRKEINDLAQIKLQKLLDGYQTGVEIVTINLQNVNPPDKVKPAFDNVNSSKQEKERIVNEAWEQYNKVIPEARGKAKQTIQEAEGYAVNRVNRAQGEADRFNQIYQEYKLSKSVTRKRLYLETMEEIIPTIDKLFIIDDKLEGLLPLLNLAGEVKK